A segment of the Lelliottia amnigena genome:
ACGCGATGAAGTGGAAAATGGTTCGTAAAGCCATTGACGTTCAGGAGGCGGCAGCCGACCAGGGCGCTTGCGCCCCTTGGACTCGTGGCAATAACTGTCCCCCTGTTGAAAAAATGTACCAGACAGGGGGCGAATCATCAGGTAACGAAGAACCGGCAGCGCTGCCGGACTTCGAGAATATGAGTAAAAAGGAACTGCGTGAGCTTACGGCGAGGCTGCGGCTGGTAAAACCGAAGCGTCGGAAAGGGTACAAACAGGAAATTACGGAACACCAACGACTGCAGCTCGACGCAGAACTGCGGTCCAGAGGCTTTGACGCCAGCGAAACGGAAGTGGATCTCCTTCTGCGTGGTGGCAGCCTGCCATCTGGAGCCGGGTTGCGGCTGTTCTATCGGAACCAGCGACTACAGGAGGATGACAAATGGCGTCAGTGGTACTGAAAAAGTCACGATTGAGGTTATCTATTAATCAAAGGGTTAGCTGAGTAAAAAACCATTTCAGCTTTAAATACATATGTTGTACTGTATATATAAACAGTAATAAGGGGAGGGAGTTGTGAACGATTTGTTCATTGAGTCACTTGCATTGCAGCGGATAGAACTTATGGCCCGGCTGGTCGCCAGCTCAGATTGTAGCGATGACGACAAGGAGGTTGCGATCTCGTGGCTGTCGGAGCTGACGAGCGATCTGGTTACCAGGCTAAATGAATACGGAGTAAGGCAGGATGAAAGCACGCATTAGTGATTTTGCACCGTGGGAAACTCCCTCCCGTACGGCATTCAGCGGCATGACGATATTGTGCATGTCTATGGTGCATGGATTCGCATGATCCAAATAGGATCGCAACGGGTCGGGGCCGCCGGAACTGGCGCGCTCTCCGGCCCGTCATGCACCTGCATGAAAACCACTACACAAAGCGGGCAGGCGTGGCGGGGATACGAGCGCGCGCCAGCTCACTATTTTGGTTTAAGTATTTGAACTTTAACCATTGATAGTGGTAATAATCTGAGAAGGATAACAATAGAATAAAAGGTAACGTATTGTGAATATTAATTTTGATATTGTAATTAACAGCGATGATCATCAGGTCGATATGGACTACGGATTGAAGACTTTAGCTGGGACGTCAAGAGTTGTATCAACACTCGCTGAAGCAATTCTCAAACAAGAAGTTTCTGAAAGAAGAACAAGTGTAAATGATATTAGAACTCAGCTGAAACAAAGCTTTAAAAGCTCTTATGGGCAAAATTTTTGTATCGAAATTAATGATCCAGTACTTAAAAGAAAGTTAAAAAAGATGGGGAATGATGTTTTTTGTGAGGTGATGTCATATTTCATCTCAGAATCATTATTCCTTGAACCTAATAAGTTAAGTGCAAGTGCATTAGGAGTTGTTGCTGAATTGGAAAATGTTGAGGATAAACTCCTTGAAGTTCTTCGGCGCGCTCTGGTCGATATGCACAAATAACTACTATGAGCAGTTTCAATGTAGAATTGAACCACAAACCTAGGGGGGATAAAACTCGAATCGCTATGCTAACCCCTAAAACAGCACAGCATATTACTGAAACTGAAGAAGGAAAGCGTGAATATCAAATTACTGTTATCTTTACCCGATTTAACTCAATGACAGGTAATGGCCGGTTAATAGTTCAAGGTGATGATCAGACGACAGCTTTTGGTTTAGCAAAAGGATTGAAATATGTTCCTTTAGACTTTAAGAAGAAAATCACTGAAAATCTTCATAGAAATAATGGGTTATCCAAAGATAAATGGGATTTTATCACCTTAACAGTACATGACTTGAAGTTAGGAAGCGGCGAAGTTGTTAAGTATTTTATTCATGAGATATCTTAGAATGAAAAAGATTATTTATTTTAGCCTGTTTTTTATAGTTGTCGTCATACTTGCGTATGTCTACAACTTCAATACTGGCAAAGGTTTGTCTAAAAGCACTGAGGTTTGGGCGCAATTCGGTGATTACTTGGGAGGGGTTGTAAACCCTATACTAACCTTCTTATCCATAGTGCTCTTGATAAGATCTGTTAATCTACAAAGAGAGGCTAATTCAAGTCTCATTGTAGAAAATAAACGTCAAGAACATCTTGATTACTTGAAGAATTTCGAAGCTAGATTTTATAACCTTATTGATGCTCAACGTACTGCCTTCGATAAATTTAGATTAAGTAAAGCGGATGGGAGTGAAGTTAAGGGAGGTGAGGCTGTAAATTATCTTGAAGAACTTATTTTTTCTAAGAAAAATGAAGGCTTTTCACGAATTGACATCGCTAATGATATTAGCGAATGTGACGTTTCAGAATCAATTCACTCTTCAGCGAGACGCTTTTATCTTTTGCTTAAGTTGATCGATGAAAAGTTATCGGGGCAAGAAAAAAAAGAATATTACGAAGTGTTGATTAATTTGACTGATTTCCCATTGGTAAGATTAATGGTTTTGACGTTGTGTCTTTATGATTGGGATATTATTAACTACATAGATTCCAGTGGAGTTCTTGCAAAGGATGAATTGATTGAATATAAATCGCATTTTGAAATTTAAAATTATTTTGA
Coding sequences within it:
- a CDS encoding levan regulatory protein RlsC — protein: MNDLFIESLALQRIELMARLVASSDCSDDDKEVAISWLSELTSDLVTRLNEYGVRQDESTH